Genomic segment of Drosophila ananassae strain 14024-0371.13 chromosome 2L, ASM1763931v2, whole genome shotgun sequence:
ttgggaatttttaatttattctaGTTCTTTTGATACTATTACATACTATTTTTACACTGTGCTAAGTATACTCTACAACTTTTAAGACATTCGGTTACGACGTTTTTGAGATACGATGGaggaaagttttttaaatttaagatcTCTTTGAGAAAAAGGGGTCTAAATTTTAACCCTTGAACCCCTTCTAACTGCTATGCTGTTTCAAAACaacttaaaatttttaaaaaatcactTTAGACCCTTATTTTAAACATGTTGGAAAATAAATCTATGATCCCCCTTAAGGTAAACATAAAAAGCTAGTCCCTATTTCTCAAGTAATTAACTTTTAAAGAAGTTAAGTAATCTCTTGAATTAATATCTTGAAGTTCTTATTCTTTCATATTCTTTGAAAACAAAGTTGAATGCATTCGCCTTTGAGATAAAAACGTCATTTCCCAAGAGGTACTAAGGGTAGCTTTTGTAATTGTGCTGCAAAGTGGCCCGTAGCTGTGGTGAGTCCTCGAGTGGCCATATCTCCGACACTTAGCCGACTTTGTTGTCCCTGCCAGGAATAGGGGCAGAGTGATGACACTGCAGATAACCATCCGGAGTGGCAGTCGCTGGATGGCCCTAGCTGGATGTGAAAACAAatcaattgaaaccaatttCCATTTGAGAACTGCATCAGGGCCAAAGGGGTCACCGTGGTGCAACATGGTGGGGGTGGAGTAGAGGTTGGGGTAGGTTGGGGGCAAGCTGCAGCCGAGTGTAACTGATTGATTTAACTTTTAACTGTGCAGCCTGCTGGTGGCCTGACTGCCTGACTGACTAGCTTGACTGCCTTGGCCCCAGGGGTTCCACTATCTCTAGCGGATCCCCCTCTTAACAGTAAGCTCTGACTAAGTggtatttgaataaaaaaaaatgatagaaatttgaaatatttggcaTAAAACTACAAGTCCCCTTGTGAGGCATCTCACTGTGGCATGTATCTCTGACTGCTCCCCTCCAGAGCGTGAAAGTGAAATGGAAAAGCAATTTCTAGAGGGGATGGGGGCTTGGGAGCCAGCCGACTCTAATCGAATCTGGTAGAGAGCTTCCTCTTTGCTGTAAGCCATTAATCGCAGCTTGTTATCAAAGGCGGCGAACACGTTTCTCAAGTGGCACTACCAGAGGCTAGGTGGGAAAGTGATGGAGGAGCATGGAGGAGTGCAGTGTTAAGTGGAAGCTGCCACGATGCCAGGGGCATGAAATTTGCATTGGCTTGACTTTCTTTTCGTCTATGTAGGAGAGTCAGTCCTCCATGTTGTGCTGGTTATGCAATCCATGCGAGGCAGCACTTTTAGGCcgcaaaattaattaaagcacagtttttaattgaattgcgGCGCCAAAACCGACAACATTGCACTTGCCACGCGAGTTGGAAAGGTTCTCCAGGGTGCTGCACCCTCTCTGTGGCACTCTCTCTTTGCAGACTGCTCTCGTGCAGCGCCAATGTGCCACCAACCAGGCAGCCTGGCAGCTTCGTGCTCAGCTGGGATTGTGAGAGCATGACTTGGTGCAAGTTTTCGTTTTAATTGCTGGCCGCAGCCGCAATTCGCGTCAAGTGTCTCCAAAGGAAACACCCCAGCACTTCCTTAGACGAGCCACCCACCATCCACTCCATGACATAAATAATAAACGGCAGAGCCGAGCCCAGCCCCAGGAAGTCCGTGAAACTAATTATGCAATAAAAGTAATGTGCCGCGTTCCATGTGCCATGTTCCATGTTCCTTGTGCATTTTGAATGAATCCCGGAGAGTATTGTGCCTATAGCATAGcatatttattgaataatCTATGAGTGCCTCTAAGGGGGGAGGGTGGTGGCCTGCCTGTCGTACCACTCTGCCCCGGACACCGAGGAAAGCCACTTTCCTGCGTTGGTTGGTAGTACGTCAGCAAGTAAATAAGGCGCCAATGTCGTTGTCGGTCTCTATTTTTccgcttctgctgctgctgcctgctgcttctgctgatTTTCCACGCGTTTTGAAGGCCCATCATGGGGCAGCAagaggaaaattaaaaatagtttacaaGTGCCGACAGGCGGGGTTTCGGGCCAAAAACATGcgaataataataacaatggCAGCTCTCCAAAGTCAAAAATCAATAGGCTTTTGTTGTCAATATCTATCGGGATATGCTAATCGAGAGGCACTTTCCAACTAGTTTCCTCACTCATTTGGCTTCTGTTTGGTTCGTTGCAGGTTGAGGCCGGGGATGTCATCCTCAAAGTCAATGGCACCGATGTCCATTGTTACACCACGAAGGAAGGTAAGTCTTGACCGTGAAGGGATCTCTTGTGCGAAGAAATCAAaggattattttattttattttaattccaAAACAGTTCTTAAATGCCTGCGCCTGTCGGACCAGCTAGTGACCTTGGAGCTGAAAAGAGGTAAGTTTCTAGaagattttttatatattttatagattattttataataatactATCTCTCTAAATAGATCCCAAACTGAAGGCCCGGATCAAAGAGCAGCTGGCCAACACCCAGAGTCCGCACTATGTGGACATTGAATCGCCAAACATCTACGACtaccacagcagcagcagcactcACTCCTCGCCAAATCACCGACCTGCCGGCCCTGGGGGCGGCAAGGGAACCGCTACCACGCCCACACAGACCGGACTGCGCTACAAGTCGCCCACGCACTTGCCATCGCTGCGCCAGAACCAAAACCAGAACTCGTCGCCGCTGCAGGCGAGCGGCTCCACCACGACCACAACCACACATacgcacacccacacccacagcCGCAACTCCTCGGCCAGCTCCACCAAAATCAAGGTGGTGGAACAGAGCATCACCACCTCAACGACCAGTAGTACCGGGATAGTGGGTCCCATGTCGCCCACAGGCGGCagtggcggtggtggtggtggtggtggtgaagAGGCCACCTCGCCCACCTTCCGACCCTCACGCATTCCACAGGCCCGCAAAGCCAACGCCCCCAAGCCGGTGCCGGTGCTGCATTCGCCGCAGCACAAGCGGCCACGACCCTCGCAGATCCCCACGAAGGCTTCGAACGGCACTGGCAACGGTCATCCGGCCGCCCAGCCACCGCTGCAGCACTCCAACAGCTACAGCGGCAGTCCGGTGACCCGTCCGCGATTCTCAGCGGAAAGGGAGCCGGACCAGGACAGGGAACCGGAACCGAACTCGGCGCCACCACAGCCGGCGAAGGCGCCACGCTTTGAGGCTTACATGATGACCGGCGACCTCATCCTCAACCTGTCCCGGACGCCGCAGACTAGCAATCCCCTGCCAGTGCAGACCAAGAAGGTGAGGACTCCTTTTCCCTCAAGGAGATTCATTTTATAAATCCCTTTATGTTTCTTAGGTGGACAGTCTCCGGGACTCGCCATGTCGTCTGGCTAATCCGCGGGTCAACGGAGCTCTAGCACCACGTGCCTCTGGCGAATCTTCCCCCacgtcctcctcctcggtgGACTCGCCAACCAACACCAGTTCGGATTCGATGAAACGGGATGCCAAGATGCAGCggaagcagcagaagcagcagcccctgcagcagcagcagcagcagcaacagcgggATAGCATTAACAACAGCTACAACCGCAAGGATTCGCTGACCAACGACACGCTGCTGATGTGCGAGGAGCTGGAGCGGGACGAGGAGGGGGAGTATGTGCTGGACGAGGAGAACCGGCAACAGGCACAGCAGCAGCGCCAGCAACGATATATCCGCCAGCAGCAGAACCAACAACGCTACGAGTACTACCAGAACGAGGACGAGctggaggagcaggaggaagtcgaggtggaggaggagcgCGAGGAGGACCAGACGCACTACGGCATCACCAACATCGAGACCTACCAGAGCGGGATGGGGCGCGGCGATGAGGACGACAGCGACCGACAGTGTCTGGTAgacgatgacgacgacgacgagccATACGACGAGGAGGAGAACGATGCCGGCGACGAGGATTACTCGACCAACTCGGTGGGCTCTGGCTCCGCCAAGCAGAGGCTAAGGGCTCTGAAGCAGCGCACCGCCACCCGCCACCAGCAGCGGGCACGAGACGCCGTTGACTGTGCGGCCAGGTCGGGTTCGGGCTCATCCTCCACGACCGTCAAGAGCGAAGCGGGTGGCCTGGCCCTGGACGAGATCTCATTCTCGGTGCCAACCTCGCCCATCTCGCTGTCGACGCCATTGATCGACAAGGAGACGGCCAACTCGGTGCCCACCAGTCCAGAGCCGAGCTCGCTGGCTCCAGAATCGAGCAGTGGTGCGGGCGCTGGAGCAGGGGCCGGGGCTGGAGTTGTGGTGCGGCGACACAATGGGCACGTGGTGCGCAAGTGCGACGCCGCCGGATTCCGGACCAGCAAGTCGGAGGACCATCTGCAGCAGATCCAGCGCGAAGGCATAGCCGCCGTGATACCGATAGACATTGACGAGGACGTGAACAGCTCGTTGAACACGCTGTTGGACACGCGCCAGGACTCGGAGGACTCGCAGGTGAGGCGTCGAAGGAGGCGGCGCAGGAGATAGCCCGCGGGATAGAGCTATAGATAGAGCCAATGTCGAATTGTTAGCCAGATCTCCCTCCCTCAGAACACTCGACACTCGTAGTTGATGAGTTGAACTCCCCGCTCCCCGTTTGAAGTTCAAGTGCTTGAGTAGAGTTCGGTTTTTAGTTAACTGGTTTCTGTAAACTGTAAACTGTAAACTGTAAGCTGTTGTAGGCTGTTAACTGTACATgttgtgtctgtgtgtgtgttagccaTTGCATAGTTATGTAACTCATCCAGTCATCCAGCCATCATATCTAGAGATCGTATACCATTCCTCATTCCTCATTGTATTCTTGCCTCACTTGTTACTTTTTGAACTTTCCAACTTACTACTTAACTCTGTCTATCTTACTATCTTACTATCTTGTTTCGTGTTTCTTTCCTCTTTTCGTTTTCTCGTTTCTCTGTTCTCTGTTCTCTATACTCTATGTTTCTGTTCTGGTTTCCTACTTTGAATCTTCTCGAATCGATTTATTGTCTGTCCCCCGTGAGGTTTCTAGTC
This window contains:
- the LOC6501627 gene encoding PH and SEC7 domain-containing protein isoform X9; amino-acid sequence: MTEELKVVLRRSEQHSGFGFSLLGTTGPPHVIYDIVENSPAADCGAVEAGDVILKVNGTDVHCYTTKEVLKCLRLSDQLVTLELKRDPKLKARIKEQLANTQSPHYVDIESPNIYDYHSSSSTHSSPNHRPAGPGGGKGTATTPTQTGLRYKSPTHLPSLRQNQNQNSSPLQASGSTTTTTTHTHTHTHSRNSSASSTKIKVVEQSITTSTTSSTGIVGPMSPTGGSGGGGGGGGEEATSPTFRPSRIPQARKANAPKPVPVLHSPQHKRPRPSQIPTKASNGTGNGHPAAQPPLQHSNSYSGSPVTRPRFSAEREPDQDREPEPNSAPPQPAKAPRFEAYMMTGDLILNLSRTPQTSNPLPVQTKKVDSLRDSPCRLANPRVNGALAPRASGESSPTSSSSVDSPTNTSSDSMKRDAKMQRKQQKQQPLQQQQQQQQRDSINNSYNRKDSLTNDTLLMCEELERDEEGEYVLDEENRQQAQQQRQQRYIRQQQNQQRYEYYQNEDELEEQEEVEVEEEREEDQTHYGITNIETYQSGMGRGDEDDSDRQCLVDDDDDDEPYDEEENDAGDEDYSTNSVGSGSAKQRLRALKQRTATRHQQRARDAVDCAARSGSGSSSTTVKSEAGGLALDEISFSVPTSPISLSTPLIDKETANSVPTSPEPSSLAPESSSGAGAGAGAGAGVVVRRHNGHVVRKCDAAGFRTSKSEDHLQQIQREGIAAVIPIDIDEDVNSSLNTLLDTRQDSEDSQASDRDRIVWTYNAPLAPHQLAALQRQQQQQEQQFQHQQQQLQQQHLQQQQQLQQQQQLQQQQQQFYGGMVLSDPSDSDSTILVSDAATLQRQQMKQQLRAQQQRDKERDRDRDQSEHKVVIQVRGLDSNHSNSSGRSDDDVVTLTDEPIGTNPVGLRDGSPPVSDDGSDVESLHSYHYSPKAVDMPSAIRLAKRLHSLDGFKKSDVSRHLSKNNDFSRAVADEYLKHFNFKDKSLDQALREFLQQFSLSGETQERERVLVHFSKRFLDCNPGTFNSQDAVHTLTCAIMLLNTDLHGQNINRKMSCAEFVDNLVDLNDGENFPKDILKYLYQAIKTKPLEWALDEETVDMQQQRANNAALANVGENPFLDPPESATAVEYKKGYVMRKCCYDSNFKKTPFGKRSWKMLYCTLRDLVLYLHKDEHGFGKSQMSDNLHNAIRIHHALATMANDYTKKQHVFRLQTADQAEYLFQTSDSKELQSWIETINYVCAAISAPPLEGGVGSQKRFQRPLLPSKQSKLMLKEQLESHEQQLAQLEQDLNEHKRGPIPSKGLPLQNYKEKESYLQYELRRYRTYVSILSAKLLEDQQQLELQAQKPSPAALEEEADTFPVGTTTPQSIILQQPKEQALKEPQQQQPANRKEKKKK